The following are encoded in a window of Gossypium raimondii isolate GPD5lz chromosome 13, ASM2569854v1, whole genome shotgun sequence genomic DNA:
- the LOC105783834 gene encoding uncharacterized protein LOC105783834, whose product MEAVSATMKAINFPATSTVPRATVSITAASPWSQTKLNMLTFYAPNPNTRFSSICLPRCSTKPNTDTNNETDQNPTFEPNPSLTTENPSSAVSDEVIPSSSNPPSSLSRGLVLDLGPVGSWDCTDIGSPVVKRFLSDEEERWYMWYHGVSTDSQGSDSIGLAVSSNGVHWERGKGAVKSSADVGLVMSCGNDWWAFDTQSIRPGEVVIMSSAKVRASSAVYWLYYTGYSNEKVDISADSLGFKVQNPENQSSQTGEVLRSLPGLAISQDGRHWARIEGEHHSGALFDVGSEGDWDSLFISSPQVVFHGNGDLRMYYHSFDVGNGVFSIGMARSRDGMKWIKLGKIMGGGPKGCFDELGAMNPYVVKNKKDRNYVMAYEGVGADGRRSIGLAMSAEGLKDWRRVEDEAVLKLATMEDGWDSKGIGSPCLVEMDGDVDEWRLYYRGIGNSGRCGIGMAVSDGSDITRFRRWKGFQV is encoded by the coding sequence ATGGAAGCTGTGTCAGCTACGATGAAAGCCATTAACTTCCCTGCAACTTCCACCGTCCCCAGAGCAACTGTTTCTATTACAGCGGCCTCACCATGGTCACAGACCAAACTCAACATGCTTACCTTTTATGCCCCAAATCCCAACACCAGATTCAGCTCAATTTGTCTCCCTCGCTGTTCCACAAAACCAAACACTGACACTAACAACGAAACTGACCAAAATCCAACCTTTGAACCGAATCCCAGTCTAACCACTGAGAACCCATCAAGCGCTGTTTCAGATGAGGTAATCCCCTCTTCTTCAAATCCCCCTTCTTCTCTTTCTAGAGGTTTGGTGCTTGATTTGGGTCCTGTTGGTTCTTGGGACTGCACAGATATTGGTTCACCAGTGGTTAAAAGGTTCCTTAGTGATGAGGAAGAAAGATGGTATATGTGGTACCATGGAGTTTCCACTGATTCCCAAGGTTCAGATTCCATAGGGTTAGCAGTTTCAAGCAATGGGGTCCATTGGGAGAGAGGTAAAGGTGCAGTGAAATCAAGTGCAGATGTTGGTTTGGTCATGAGTTGTGGCAATGATTGGTGGGCTTTTGACACACAGAGCATTAGGCCTGGTGAGGTAGTCATCATGTCTAGTGCTAAAGTGAGAGCCTCAAGTGCTGTTTATTGGCTTTACTACACTGGCTACAGCAATGAGAAGGTGGATATTTCAGCTGATTCTTTAGGATTCAAAGTGCAAAACCCTGAAAATCAAAGTAGCCAAACTGGGGAAGTGTTGAGGTCTTTACCAGGTTTGGCAATCAGTCAAGATGGAAGGCATTGGGCTAGGATTGAAGGGGAGCATCATAGTGGAGCATTGTTTGATGTAGGGTCCGAGGGAGATTGGGATTCATTGTTCATATCATCACCACAAGTTGTTTTCCATGGGAATGGTGATCTAAGAATGTACTATCACTCATTCGACGTGGGAAATGGGGTTTTTTCCATTGGGATGGCAAGGTCAAGAGATGGGATGAAATGGATAAAGCTAGGGAAGATAATGGGAGGTGGGCCAAAGGGATGCTTTGATGAGCTTGGAGCAATGAATCCCTATGTAGTTAAGAACAAGAAAGATAGAAACTATGTGATGGCATATGAAGGTGTTGGTGCTGATGGGAGGAGAAGCATTGGACTGGCAATGTCAGCTGAAGGATTGAAAGATTGGAGAAGGGTTGAAGATGAAGCAGTGCTGAAACTAGCAACAATGGAGGATGGATGGGACAGTAAAGGGATTGGATCACCATGTTTGGTGGAAATGGATGGTGATGTTGATGAATGGAGATTGTATTACAGAGGTATTGGTAATAGTGGCCGATGTGGGATTGGAATGGCTGTTTCTGATGGAAGTGATATTACAAGGTTTAGAAGATGGAAAGGGTTTCAAGTATAA
- the LOC105783833 gene encoding galactoside 2-alpha-L-fucosyltransferase has translation MAERKYNHNQSHVKIWRPCDPWKRSGLEAMRSSKTLLLALPFLIMLTFLLRHRPSDRFTDATPFFNNLTTPPLLEVDVLQHVDIAEDKLLGGLLADGFDGQSCLSRYQSILYRKALPYKPSSYLVSKLRKYEDLHKRCGPNTPSYNKAVEQLKSGSNVVGTTDCKYVVWVWYSGLGNRILTLASVFLYALLTERVLLVDRGNDMASLFCEPFPERSWFLPMNFPIAKMFNSFDQKSAESYGNLLKNNMIKASMGSLPSYVYLHLAHDYDDHDKLFFCDDDQALLKRFTWLVVKTDNYFVPSLFLMPSFEDELKKLFPNKETIFHHLGRYLFHPSNHVWGIITRYYKAYLAGADERIGIQVRIFDKGPGPYQYVKDQISACTIGEKLLPEVDTRRLAVNPSKNPKVKAVLMTSLVYGYYENMKNIYWEHPTVTGDIIGVHQPSHEEQQRSEKPLHNMKALAEMYLLSLTDVLVTSAWSTFGYVAQGLGGLKPWILYKSENQTTPNPPCQRAMSMEPCFHAPPFYDCKAKEGIDTGKVVPHVRHCEDISWGLKVVDRYTEL, from the exons ATGGCAGAACGTAAATACAACCACAATCAAAGCCACGTTAAAATTTGGAGGCCATGCGATCCTTGGAAACGTTCAGGATTGGAGGCCATGCGATCCTCCAAGACCTTACTTCTTGCTCTTCCCTTTCTTATCATGCTCACCTTCCTCCTCCGCCACAGGCCCTCCGATCGCTTCACCGACGCTACACCCTTCTTCAACAACCTTACTACGCCCCCTTTACTAG AAGTTGATGTCCTCCAACATGTTGACATTGCTGAAGACAAACTGCTTGGAGGACTGCTTGCTGATGGGTTCGATGGACAATCATGTTTAAGTCGATACCAGTCGATTTTATATCGCAAAGCTTTACCTTACAAGCCATCTTCATACCTTGTTTCTAAGCTAAGAAAATATGAGGACCTTCATAAACGTTGCGGACCCAACACTCCGTCCTACAATAAAGCAGTGGAACAACTCAAGTCCGGCAGCAATGTCGTAGGCACGACAGACTGTAAATATGTTGTCTGGGTATGGTACAGTGGGTTGGGGAACAGGATTTTGACTCTGGCTTCAGTGTTTCTCTATGCTCTTTTAACCGAAAGAGTGTTGCTTGTGGACCGAGGGAACGATATGGCCAGTTTGTTCTGCGAGCCATTCCCAGAGAGATCATGGTTTTTGCCCATGAATTTCCCGATTGCTAAAATGTTCAATAGCTTTGATCAAAAGTCTGCTGAATCCTATGGGAACTTGCTTAAGAATAACATGATAAAGGCTTCAATGGGATCATTGCCATCATATGTGTATCTGCATCTGGCTCATGATTATGATGATCATGATAAGCTGTTCTTTTGTGATGATGATCAAGCTCTGTTAAAAAGGTTCACTTGGTTGGTTGTTAAAACAGACAACTATTTTGTTCCATCTCTCTTTTTGATGCCATCATTTGAAGATGAACTGAAGAAGCTGTTTCCCAACAAGGAAACCATATTTCATCACTTGGGTAGGTATCTTTTTCACCCTTCAAATCATGTGTGGGGAATAATCACAAGGTATTATAAAGCATACTTGGCCGGGGCAGATGAGAGGATTGGCATCCAGGTAAGGATTTTCGATAAAGGACCTGGCCCGTACCAATACGTGAAGGATCAAATTTCAGCTTGTACTATAGGAGAGAAGTTGTTGCCTGAAGTGGATACTAGACGATTGGCTGTGAATCCGTCAAAAAACCCGAAGGTGAAAGCTGTCTTGATGACTTCTCTGGTTTATGGATACTATGAGAACATGAAGAACATTTACTGGGAACACCCTACGGTGACCGGTGATATAATTGGGGTTCATCAGCCAAGTCATGAAGAACAACAGCGGAGTGAAAAGCCATTGCACAACATGAAGGCTTTGGCTGAAATGTATCTGCTTAGTTTAACTGATGTGTTAGTCACAAGTGCATGGTCTACATTCGGGTACGTAGCTCAGGGTCTTGGAGGTTTGAAGCCATGGATCCTTTACAAATCCGAAAATCAAACGACCCCAAATCCACCTTGTCAACGTGCCATGTCAATGGAGCCTTGTTTCCATGCTCCACCATTTTATGACTGCAAAGCTAAGGAGGGTATCGACACAGGTAAAGTTGTTCCACATGTTAGACATTGTGAAGACATTAGTTGGGGTCTTAAAGTGGTAGATAGGTATACTGAGTTATAG